One Fusarium musae strain F31 chromosome 6, whole genome shotgun sequence DNA segment encodes these proteins:
- a CDS encoding hypothetical protein (EggNog:ENOG41) translates to MTDPYTLLSSSSRRRLSPTVLKMGDSANHARAQMEDIFPTRGILFPTGGRLNSLRDALLSFDEAAYVLIQRAQNFMDLLRAEGPFSQDDAESICSVQARAIEIVQVARLVHDAAIQDIVRQVVSFGDKASFNVDALLEHFKKPLERIVQEIILEAHSDDILWKIAEECYHQATRPSGNLNPENCLATIAPLQQEQEKENWVKFWIQLLCNCPDGPTLFRPENDCVFGDLAKRLPKHMPRHLFRAYDVNSTGCNNEDVIASVFSQHDKANNHRIDIFSMNYQEASGMLHHHLDRGLSSPWETDNLVSWSSSLIFAIQYANWRFCNPPRFSRPMDIRICAVDTSKFPRGQFARDKWLLNCFKNTEFSDPENSFRELRLNEDHDNGEYLSQGVLHIEDRSDTLSLRSLENAGLWNLYPEFGISVVERGGGETDVRKLWTDYDKALRWQWQFKKKTTKADVHIALHIAEECFSSFDQDDLALLLLCFRERKLHPEKPSFQGPFADLLSPVSAEGIVYEEPIEVDRYLTLRKRLSKLSQSSGERGIKLFEQLYVLEDADED, encoded by the coding sequence ATGACGGATCCCTATACTCtactctcatcatcctccagaCGTCGCCTTTCGCCAACCGTACTCAAGATGGGCGACAGCGCAAATCACGCTAGGGCCCAGATggaagatattttccctacgAGGGGTATTCTGTTCCCTACTGGCGGGCGTCTCAACTCTCTAAGAGATGCCTTACTCAGTTTCGACGAAGCCGCATATGTTTTAATACAAAGGGCGCAAAACTTCATGGATCTGCTTCGTGCTGAAGGTCCGTTCAGCCAGGACGATGCCGAGTCCATCTGCTCCGTGCAAGCCAGGGCTATTGAGATCGTTCAAGTTGCGAGACTCGTACACGATGCGGCAATTCAGGATATTGTTAGACAAGTCGTTTCCTTCGGCGACAAGGCCTCCTTCAACGTAGACGCCCTTCTTGAACATTTTAAGAAGCCTCTAGAGAGGATTGTACAGGAGATAATTCTGGAAGCGCACAGCGACGACATCCTTTGGAAGATTGCTGAAGAATGTTATCATCAAGCTACAAGGCCTTCTGGGAATCTCAATCCAGAGAATTGTCTTGCCACTATCGCGCCCTTACAGCAAGAACAGGAAAAAGAGAATTGGGTCAAATTCTGGATCCAGTTACTATGCAACTGCCCTGATGGTCCGACACTATTTCGACCAGAGAACGACTGTGTTTTCGGCGACTTGGCCAAAAGGCTTCCAAAGCACATGCCACGACATCTGTTCCGGGCATACGATGTCAACAGCACGGGTTGTAACAACGAAGACGTCATAGCGTCTGTATTCAGCCAGCACGATAAAGCAAATAACCATAGGATCGATATCTTCTCAATGAACTATCAAGAGGCTTCGGGAATGCTGCATCACCATTTGGACAGGGGCCTTTCTAGTCCTTGGGAGACCGACAACCTTGTTTCGTGGAGCAGTTCTCTCATATTTGCGATTCAGTATGCAAATTGGAGATTTTGCAACCCGCCGCGGTTCAGTCGCCCGATGGATATTCGTATCTGTGCCGTAGATACATCGAAGTTCCCACGGGGGCAGTTTGCAAGAGATAAGTGGTTACTCAACTGCTTCAAGAATACGGAATTTTCGGATCCAGAGAACAGCTTTCGTGAACTTCGACTcaatgaagatcatgacaACGGAGAGTACCTTTCGCAGGGTGTCCTTCATATTGAAGACCGCTCTGACACCCTATCCTTGCGAAGTCTGGAAAACGCTGGACTGTGGAATTTGTACCCAGAGTTTGGTATCAGCGTTGTGGAACGTGGGGGCGGTGAGACGGACGTGAGAAAGCTGTGGACAGATTATGACAAGGCACTTcgatggcaatggcaatTCAAGAAGAAAACAACAAAAGCGGACGTACATATTGCACTGCATATTGCAGAGGAATGTTTCTCGTCTTTCGACCAGGATGATCTGGCGTTGTTGCTACTCTGCTTCCGCGAACGCAAACTGCACCCGGAGAAGCCATCGTTTCAGGGTCCATTTGCAGACTTACTATCTCCCGTGTCAGCTGAGGGTATAGTATACGAGGAACCCATAGAGGTGGATCGATACTTGACGCTGAGGAAACGGTTGTCTAAACTAAGCCAGTCGTCAGGGGAACGTGGCATCAAGCTATTTGAGCAGCTGTATGTGTTGGAAGATGCAGACGAAGACTAG
- a CDS encoding hypothetical protein (EggNog:ENOG41) has translation MFVYQGKFDWPGYAENETFTIIFPHGAVRANDPVYLFTQWTKDWNRVLKAKFFQSIVVSDMKQLSNTTDISFKLSGAKYDFAITTEQNYSKVKVDMSSTGTLKTFTLNRVWQPEGKVDHDAALRIWAGSIKFDDGASAIDEQAIVILPEDYKDGKPVISSWQWTKDSAGKAKTTAFKGAPLKFISSDDLVSKFAFSNVHDFTCSWNRKTQKLGLEIKKGGKQISVGELNLRAKIEPKAHSFDSDDLVPPTKKEVEFRLPQPQATLPRVLDPMPFPKTLLETLKHGAAFIEQAGYLTVQAQNKFAALDVDFHKQTVLVETLKKDKKNLETEIVSLTGQRDKANSTIEQLNKKLADASKEYKDKVKQLNDRIEHLKEDDRFDHKVINKLQQDLNKLLIDIASLNDALSQAQCEKEELNQIIITLRKEVFALLGKVLELENQLEVQKQANSALITANADLDKQLQESLLDKAALQSQLAQAQAENERIKQERDDAVNAAASTKKELDTTKAELEALTLTHEKTKDDLKTAQRQVIDRDREARTNHTIITNLEAKVHLRNDGWKALIDEYQEKFNSGGKATEAELDELADKVEAFRVLP, from the exons ATGTTCGTCTACCAAGGAAAGTTTGACTGGCCTGGGTATGCCGAGAACGAGACCTTCACAATCATCTTCCCCCACGGTGCCGTTCGTGCCAATGACCCCGTCTACCTCTTCACCCAGTGGACTAAGGACTGGAACCGAGTCCTAAAGGCCAAGTTCTTCCAGTCCATCGTCGTCTCAGATATGAAGCAGCTTTCCAACACCACTGATATCTCCTTCAAGCTCTCCGGCGCTAAGTATGACTTTGCTATCACCACTGAGCAGAACTattccaaggtcaaggttgatATGTCGAGCACTGGTACCCTGAAGACTTTCACTCTGAACCGAGTGTGGCAGCCTGAGGGCAAGGTTGACCACGATGCTGCTCTCAGAATTTGGGCTGGAAGCATCAAATTCGACGACGGTGCTAGTGCTATTGATGAGCAAGCTATCGTTATCCTCCCTGAGGACTacaaggatggcaagcctGTCATATCTTCGTGGCAGTGGACCAAGGACTCTGCgggcaaggccaagaccacTGCCTTCAAGGGAGCCCCTTTGAAGTTCATCAGCTCTGATGATTTGGTCTCCAAGTTCGCCTTCAGCAATGTCCATGACTTCACCTGCTCTTGGAACCGCAAGACCCagaagcttggccttgagatcaagaagggcgGAAAGCAGATCAGTGTTGGCGAATTGAACCTCAGGGCTAAGATTGAACCCAAGGCGCA CTCATTTGACTCCGACGACTTGGTCCCTCctaccaagaaggaggtcgaGTTCCGTCTGCCCCAGCCTCAGGCTACTCTTCCCCGTGTGCTCGACCCCATGCCCTTCCCCAAGACTCTTCTTGAAACCCTCAAGCATGGAGCGGCCTTCATTGAGCAAGCTGGATACCTCACTGTCCAAGCCCAGAAC AAATTCGCTGCCCTGGATGTCGATTTCCATAAGCAGACTGTTCTTGTCGAGACcctcaagaaggacaaaaAGAACCTCGAGACTGAGATTGTTTCCCTCACAGGCCAGCGGGACAAGGCCAACTCAACCATCGAGCAGCTTAACAAGAAACTCGCTGATGCCAGCAAGGAGTACAAGGATAAGGTTAAGCAACTCAATGACCGAATTGAGCATCTCAAGGAGGATGACAGGTTCGATCACAAGGTCATCAACAAGCTGCAGCAAGacctcaacaagcttctcatTGACATCGCAAGCCTCAATGATGCGTTGAGCCAGGCTCAGTgtgagaaggaggagcttAACCAGATTATTATTACTCTCCGAAAAGAGGtttttgctcttcttgggaaggttcttgagcttgagaatcAGCTCGAGGTACAGAAGCAGGCAAACAGTGCCCTTATCACTGCGAATGCAGACCTTGACAAGCAGCTCCAAGAGTCACTGCTCGACAAGGCGGCTCTCCAAAGCCAGCTCGCCCAGGCCCAGGCTGAGAACGAACGCATCAAGCAGGAGCGCGACGATGCTGTCAACGCTGCCGCTAGCACCAAGAAAGAGCTGGATACGACCAAAGCAGAGCTTGAGGCCCTGACTCTCACTCATGAGAAGACCAAAGACGACCTCAAGACGGCTCAAAGACAGGTCATTGACAGAGATCGCGAGGCCAGGACCAACCACACTATCATTACGAACTTGGAGGCCAAGGTACACCTCAGGAACGATGGATGGAAGGCTCTTATTGACGAGTATCAAGAGAAGTTCAACTCTGGTGGAAAGGCCACTGAGGCGGAGTTGGACGAGCTTGCCGACAAGGTTGAGGCTTTCCGAGTGCTTCCCTGA
- a CDS encoding hypothetical protein (EggNog:ENOG41), with amino-acid sequence MQPEQSSTLLLALRLSCVHGRNCPCLPPKRKTAPRPETGQAEMAFPFGGVVRQNIVDIPKGLFQESNAVSFNVQILNSATFTAITGRDPPSTPVSAAVYQELGLPFYDLYEEPSRVSGVFSGLKSIAQIEGTPKKALDNLSLIEAETREPANKYKNGKGKTGDNPAHTTAQKTHGDTSDPKMGSIGLLDPRAPDLEVRFAWDVEAETDTEI; translated from the coding sequence ATGCAACCGGAACAGAGCTCAACTCTACTCCTAGCACTCAGGCTTTCTTGTGTTCATGGGCGTAATTGTCCGTGTCTTCCTCCTAAGCGCAAAACGGCGCCTCGGCCCGAGACTGGACAGGCTGAAATGGCTTTTCcctttggtggtgttgtcCGCCAAAACATTGTCGACATCCCCAAGGGACTATTTCAAGAGTCAAACGCGGTCTCCTTCAATGTTCAGATCCTCAACAGCGCCACTTTCACTGCAATCACTGGTCGCGATCCGCCTTCCACTCCAGTCTCAGCAGCAGTCTACCAAGAGCTTGGTCTCCCGTTCTATGATCTCTACGAAGAACCCAGCCGCGTCTCTGGTGTATTTTCTGGTCTGAAATCCATCGCTCAGATTGAGGGTACTCCCAAGAAAGCATTGGACAACCTCTCCCTCATTGAAGCTGAGACTAGAGAACCGGcgaataaatataaaaatggCAAAGGCAAAACTGGCGACAATCCAGCTCATACTACGGCTCAGAAGACGCATGGCGATACCAGTGATCCGAAAATGGGAAGCATTGGGCTTCTTGACCCTCGAGCTCCTGATTTGGAGGTTCGATTTGCTTGGGACGTGGAGGCAGAGACTGATACAGAGATTTGA
- a CDS encoding hypothetical protein (EggNog:ENOG41): MASTTRFRLVFNVPTLSLAQCKEAIFAAGAGRYPGPGNYTECCWTVVGTGQFRPGDAANPHLGEVGKLEQVEEARVETICVGEEVARNAVKALKSAHPYEEPSYSVYRLEDF, encoded by the exons ATGGCTTCCACTACCCGTTTCAGACTCGTCTTCAACGTGCCCACATTATCACTGGCTCAATGTAAAGAGGCAATTTTCGCTGCTGGAGCAGGTCGCTATCCCGGCCCGGGTAACTATACCGAGTGTTGTTGGACCGTCGTAGGGACGGGCCAGTTTCGTCCTGGAGATGCAGCCAACCCGCATCTTGGCGAAGTCGGCAAGCTTGAGCAGGTTGAAGAGGCAAGGGTCGAAACCATTTGTGTGGGTGAAGAAGTTGCCAGGAATGCAGTGAAGGCTCTGAAGAG CGCTCATCCCTACGAAGAGCCGTCTTATTCTGTGTATCGACTAGAGGActtctga
- a CDS encoding hypothetical protein (CAZy:AA1) produces the protein MDGPAMVTQCNIPTGASITYNFTADQVGTYWYHSHTRSQYPDGLRQALIIQDPKNPYADEYYEERVISLSDWYHDEMPVLMKQFISYKNPTGAEPVPNSALMNDTQNMTLPVEPGKTYLLRLVNAGAFASQYFWIEGHTMKIVEVDGVWTKPAETEMIYIASAQRYSVLVTMKNETGANYPMMASMDTSLFDSIPDGLNWNVTGWLEYDSDKKLPQAAVLNDFEPYDDFNLVPTDGEKFAFFNDISYVSPKVPTLYTVLSAGQNATNPTVYGTDTNSFVLKHGEIVEIILNNDDSGRHPFHLHGQNFQVVHRSEENAGHYNASWTNITYPSVPMRRDTLIVYPQGNFVIRFPATNPGVWLFHCHIEWHMDTGLMATMIMAPLEMQKTLTIPQEFKQICADQGISTVGNAAGNTEDYLDLTGQNLMVPALPAGFTTKGYVAMVFSCVAGVLGLASITLYGSAPIAAK, from the exons ATGGACGGACCTGCCATGGTGACTCAATGCAACATTCCCACTGGCGCTTCCATCACATACAACTTCACA GCCGACCAAGTTGGGACTTATTGGTATCACTCTCACACAAGATCTCAATACCCCGATGGTCTACGCCAAGCCCTCATCATCCAAGATCCCAAGAATCCCTACGCGGATGAATACTATGAAGAGCGCGTCATCTCGCTCTCCGATTGGTATCACGACGAAATGCCTGTTCTCATGAAACAATTCATTTCCTACAAGAACCCCACCGGCGCAGAGCCCGTTCCAAACTCAGCACTCATGAACGACACGCAGAACATGACTCTTCCCGTTGAGCCTGGCAAAACCTATCTCTTACGGTTGGTAAATGCCGGTGCTTTTGCGTCCCAGTACTTCTGGATTGAGGGGCATACTATGAAGATCGTTGAAGTTGACGGCGTTTGGACCAAGCCCGCTGAGACGGAAATGATTTATATCGCTAGTGCTCAGCGGTACTCGGTTTTGGTTACGATGAAGAATGAGACTGGGGCGAATTATCCCATGATGGCCAGTATGGATACG AGTTTGTTTGACTCTATTCCTGATGGCCTGAACTGGAATGTCACAGGCTGGCTTGAGTACGATTCAGACAAGAAACTTCCTCAAGCTGCTGTCTTGAACGACTTTGAACCTTACGATGACTTCAACCTTGTTCCCACAGACGGCGAGAAGTT TGCCTTCTTCAACGACATCTCCTACGTGTCCCCCAAAGTCCCAACATTGTACACCGTTCTCTCCGCCGGCCAAAATGCTACTAATCCAACCGTTTACGGAACCGACACAAATTCCTTCGTCCTCAAACACGGCGAGATTGTAGAAATCATCCTCAACAACGATGATTCCGGCAGACATCCCTTCCATCTGCACGGTCAAAACTTCCAAGTCGTTCATCGCAGTGAAGAAAACGCAGGCCACTACAACGCATCATGGACAAATATCACTTACCCATCTGTCCCAATGCGAAGAGATACACTCATAGTGTATCCACAGGGAAACTTTGTTATTCGCTTCCCAGCTACGAATCCAG GTGTCTGGCTCTTCCACTGCCATATCGAATGGCATATGGACACTGGTCTTATGGCAACGATGATTATGGCACCGCTTGAGATGCAAAAGACTTTGACGATTCCCCAGGAATTTAAGCAGATTTGTGCGGATCAGGGGATTTCGACTGTTGGTAATGCAGCTGGCAATACTGAGGACTATCTGGACTTGACTGGGCAGAATTTGATGGTGCCTGCTCTGCCCGCTGGGTTTACCACGAAAGGTTACGTCGCTATGGTGTTTAGTTGTGTGGCGGGTGTCCTTGGGCTTGCCTCGATTACTCT GTATGGCTCTGCACCGATTGCAGCTAAGTAA
- a CDS encoding hypothetical protein (EggNog:ENOG41), protein MPQSELKTAKGTRDWVGRDLLLRDHIFQTISDVFKRHGGVPLDTPVFELRDVLAGKYGEDGKLIYNVQDQGGELLSLRYDLTVPFARWLAMHSNVKQIKRYQIAKVYRRDQPAISRGRLREFYQCDFDIAGVYDAMIPDAEILRIIVEVFRAVKLGIVIKLNHRCILDGLFTVAGVPQEKIRPTSSAVDKLDKAPWEEVKREMVGEKGLPEDVADRIGEYVRRSGGLREMIDVLKGDKELSANERVQSGLANMDLLARYLTAMDVIDSVSFDLSLARGLDYYTGLIYEVIATTSGRSTQVGSVAAGGRYDNLVGRYGKQAVPCVGLSFGVDRVFTILDARQKKNTPDLKSEADVYVMAAGGKGFDGLLAERMEVARQLWDAGIRADFTAKVKPKMLQQFNAAKEVPVAVILGREEIEGGQVRVKDARAGDGDRVEKDRGRLVSRENLVEEVTSLLSKIALEEGQD, encoded by the exons ATGCCCCAATCTGAACTCAAGACGGCAAAAGGTACTCGCGACTGGGTTGGCCGTGACCTTTTATTGCGCGATCACATTTT CCAAACAATCAGCGACGTTTTTAAGCGTCACGGCGGCGTTCCCTTGGACACGCCCGTCTTCGAGCTTCGGGACGTCCTGGCTGGGAAGTACGGTGAGGATGGCAAACTCATCTACAATGTCCAAGACCAGGGAGGCGAGCTTTTATCGTTGCGATATGACTTGACGGTTCCCTTTGCTCGTTGGTTAGCCATGCACAGCAACGTCAAGCAAATCAAACGCTACCAGATCGCCAAGGTGTACCGTCGAGATCAGCCTGCCATCTCTCGTGGCAGACTTCGAGAGTTTTATCAATGCGATTTTGACATTGCCGGTGTGTATGACGCTATGATTCCTGATGCTGAGATACTCCGCATTATTGTCGAAGTGTTTAGAGCAGTCAAGCTCGGCATTGTCATCAAACTTAACCACAGATGCATCCTCGACGGCTTGTTTACCGTTGCTGGAGTTCCCCAAGAAAAGATCAGGCCCACCAGCTCAGCAGTAGATAAGCTGGACAAGGCCCCGTGGGAAGAGGTTAAGAGAGAGATGGTGGGCGAGAAGGGTCTGCCGGAGGATGTTGCCGACAGAATTGGTGAATACGTCAGGCGCAGTGGCGGCTTGCGTGAGATGATCGATGTTCTCAAAGGGGACAAAGAGCTGTCTGCAAATGAACGAGTGCAAAGCGGCCTCGCCAACATGGATCTTCTCGCCCGTTACCTCACGGCAATGGACGTCATCGACAGTGTATCCTTCGATCTTTCACTCGCACGTGGCCTCGACTATTACACCGGATTGATATACGAAGTCATCGCGACTACCTCAGGTCGATCCACTCAAGTCGGCAGCGTTGCTGCTGGTGGGCGCTACGACAACCTCGTAGGCAGGTATGGCAAACAAGCCGTCCCTTGCGTCGGCCTCTCCTTTGGAGTAGACCGTGTCTTTACCATATTGGACGCTCGACAAAAGAAAAACACCCCAGATCTCAAGAGCGAGGCCGATGTGTACGTCATGGCAGCTGGTGGGAAAGGCTTTGATGGTCTGCTAGCCGAACGCATGGAAGTGGCTCGACAGCTTTGGGACGCAGGTATTAGAGCTGATTTCACTGCCAAAGTGAAGCCCAAGATGCTTCAACAGTTCAATGCTGCCAAGGAAGTGCCTGTTGCTGTGATTCTTGGTCGCGAGGAAATTGAAGGTGGCCAGGTCAGGGTGAAGGATGCACGAGCCGGTGACGGGGATAGAGTCGAGAAAGATCGCGGTCGACTTGTTTCTAGAGAGAATCTTGTCGAAGAGGTGACGAGTCTCTTATCAAAGATAGCACTAGAGGAAGGTCAAGATTAG
- a CDS encoding hypothetical protein (EggNog:ENOG41), producing MGTIYSTVHSGVSDYDATVATSVKEALNNSFKSEVIAMLDGPTSLYQPKEPRTFKLRADSNIASETAPNETSGYVQYILSEKDTREKHVNVLLDYFAVHIEDIPQLILIVIVE from the exons ATGGGCACCATCTACTCTACTGTGCACTCTGGCGTCAGCGACTACGATGCTACCGTAGCCACATCAGTCAAAGAGGCATTGAATAACTCTTTTAAATCAGAAGTCATCGCCATGCTTGATGGCCCCACCTCTCTCTACCAGCCGAAAGAACCAAGGACCTTCAAGCTGCGCGCAGACAGCAATATCGCCTCAGAGACGGCCCCGAACGAGACAAGCGGCTATGTCCAGTACATCTTGTCAGAGAAGGATACCCGCGAAAAGCACGTTAATGTATTACTAGATTACTTCGCCGTACATATTGAAGACATA CCTCAATTGATCCTCATTGTCATCGTCGAATGA
- a CDS encoding hypothetical protein (EggNog:ENOG41), translating into MLEELTPWEPQTRISNYIEFDDPYISFERTIRVPDNGSLNRVPPSLGNFPLFKTDDFGDKLPLSMAEKGWVFIPMYRDANKEREGMCVSFESEKRYAIKIFAGNVNFISGKPRMPDATLAYRRPGLPSQKKFIQDYVVTPPQPRIDDVVTKSQEVRQFVTMPVGSGHSVEGQTTDERHTVCLHFEVTRLGSHEVEERAINIIVRALTGKPLAMKISNHAFIKDIQQKLHDINDFPVDKQRLIYHLWRNSS; encoded by the exons ATGTTGGAGGAGCTCACTCCATGGGAGCCGCAAACTCGCATATCGAACTACATCGAGTTTGACGACCCTTATATCTCGTTCGAGCGCACCATCCGCGTCCCCGACAATGGATCCCTCAACCGCGTTCCTCCCTCGCTGGGCAACTTTCCTTTGTTCAAGACCGACGACTTTGGCGACAAACTTCCTTTGAGCATGGCCGAGAAAGGCTGGGTCTTCATCCCCATGTATCGTGA TGCCAACAAAGAGCGGGAAGGCATGTGTGTCAGCTTTGAGTCCGAGAAGCGATATGCGATCAAGATCTTCGCTGGAAacgtcaacttcatctctggTAAACCGCGGATGCCCGATGCTACGTTGGCTTATCGACGTCCCGGGCTCCCCTCGCAAAAGAAATTCATTCAAGATTACGTCGtcactcctcctcagccacgGATCGATGACGTGGTTACCAAGTCTCAAGAGGTTCGACAATTTGTCACCATGCCTGTTGGAAGTGGGCACTCTGTCGAGGGACAAACGACTGACGAAAGACACACAGTATGTCTTCACTTCGAGGTCACCCGACTTGGTAGTCACGAAGTTGAGGAGCGAGCCATCAATATCATTGTCAGGGCACTGACCGGCAAGCCCTTAGCGATGAAGATCTCTAACCATGCCTTTATCAAGGATATCCAACAGAAGCTTCATGATATCAACGATTTTCCTGTTGATAAGCAGCGACTGATCTATCATCTATGGAGGAATAGCTCTTGA